CCCGGGGGAGGAACTGGCGTTCTGATCTCCTGCCTGCCGGGTTGACAGGCGCGGGGTCGGGCTGGACAATGCGGCATCTCTTGTGCCTCGAGGAGCCCCCAACTCACGGGAGGTCCGCATATCATGCGTTCGAAGAGATTCGCGTTGCCCATCGTTCTCGCCCTGTCTTGCGTCCTCTCCTGCGCCGGGTCCAAAGACGTCGGCGGTGGGCTGTGGGGCACGCTCGGAGGTGTCACCGGCGTGTCGAAGCTCATCGACAGCTTCGGTAGGAACATGAGTGCCAATTCCATGCTCAGCCAAGCTCTCGGGAGCGAAGGCATCAAGCAAACGAAGATGGGTCTCTACAACAGCATCGCCAAGACGGGCGGCTACGCTTTCGAGAAGGGCACGGATCTCCAGGGTGCCTTGAAGGACAAGAAGCTGGATGCGGCGGGGGTCGACGCCGTCGGCTCGAGCCTGACCGCGGCAGCCAGCGAAGTCGGCCTCAAGTCCGATCAGGTCGCCGGCCTGAAGGCGATCTGGGAACCGGTGAAGATGTCCTTGGCCAAGAAGTGACGGTGGCAGGGTGATCGCCGCGCCGAGTCGGAGCTCGCTGGGCGGTGGAACAAGGAATCGAACGTCAGCGGGCGCCCGCGGTGGAACCGGGCGCCCGCGGCGTCCATGGCCGGCAGGCACTGGTTCGTGCGTTTGCCACCCGCGGCTTGTCGCCGAGCTTGGCACGGTCGAGCTCACGAACGGAATACCCTAGGATGACCCCATGACCGCCCCCCGCTTGCTCTTGCTCAGCAACTCCACCAACTTCGGCGGCGGCTTCTTGCAGCATGCCACCGGCAGCATCGAGACGTTCCTGGGCCGCGAGGTGCGGGAGGTGCTCTTCGTCCCCTTCGCGGCGGTGCGCTTCCCCTACGATGCTTTCGCCGCGCGCGTCGAGGCGGGTCTCGCCCCCTTGGGTTATCGCGTGCGTTCCATTCATACAGTCGCGAATGCCGAGGCCGCGGTGCGCTCTGCTGCAGCCATCGCGGTCGGTGGCGGCAACACCTTCCGACTGCTGGAGGAGCTGTACCAGCGGCGCTTGCTCGAGCCCATCCGCGAGCGGGGCATGGCCGGGATGCCGTACATCGGCTGGAGTGCCGGCGCCAACGTGGCCTGCCCCACAGTGCGGACGACGAACGACATGCCCGTCGTCGAGCCGCCGAGCTTGCGCGCCCTCGGCCTCATACCCTTCCAGATCAACCCGCATTACACCGATGCGCAGATCCCGGAGCATGCTGGCGAGACCCGTGCCGAGCGGCTCCTCGAGTTCATCGCTTGCAATCCGGGTCTTCCCGTTCTCGCTCTGCGCGAAGGCAGCATTCTCAGGGTCGAG
This sequence is a window from Candidatus Krumholzibacteriia bacterium. Protein-coding genes within it:
- the pepE gene encoding dipeptidase PepE, with the translated sequence MTAPRLLLLSNSTNFGGGFLQHATGSIETFLGREVREVLFVPFAAVRFPYDAFAARVEAGLAPLGYRVRSIHTVANAEAAVRSAAAIAVGGGNTFRLLEELYQRRLLEPIRERGMAGMPYIGWSAGANVACPTVRTTNDMPVVEPPSLRALGLIPFQINPHYTDAQIPEHAGETRAERLLEFIACNPGLPVLALREGSILRVEGAAWTLLGTKSARVFVHCREPVDIEPGGALSGLQA